In one Aquila chrysaetos chrysaetos chromosome 24, bAquChr1.4, whole genome shotgun sequence genomic region, the following are encoded:
- the MYBPH gene encoding myosin-binding protein H, which produces MTGKTAPPATEPAPATPKKEPVPTPKEEPAPAPAAEEPPAPEHPPATEQPTAPADKPAPVPTAEVTPAPEEGPPAPPAEPQAPAPEPKPEKPKAEPPSSPLSLAVEEVSENSVTLTWKAPEQTGHSGLDGYVVEICKDGSTDWTAANKEPFLSTRYTIQDLSSGDKIHVRVKALSASGASVPATLEQPVLIREILQLPRIRMPRHLRQTYVRHVGDAVNMMIPFQGKPQPEVIWTKGNQPLDTSRINIRNTQKDTIFYIREAQRGDSGKYELTVRINGAEDKATLDIRVIEPPAPPQNLKLVDVWGFNVALEWSPPVDNGNSEIKGYVVQKSDKKSGKWFTVLERCTRTSCTISDLIIGNTYSFRVFAENACGLSEKPAITSGVAHIKKTKTAYQPEKIPQRDMMEPPKFTQPLTDRTTTRGYSTHLFCCVRGFPQPKIIWMKNQMEIREDPKYIAMIEQGVCSLEIRKPSPFDGGIYTCKAVNPLGEASVDCKLDVKVPQ; this is translated from the exons ATGACCGGCAAAACCGCACCTCCAGCCACGGAGCCAGCTCCGGCAACTCCGAAGAAAGAGCCAGTGCCAACCCCAAAGGAAGAAccagcaccagccccagctgctgaagagcccccagcccctgagCATCCCCCTGCCACGGAGCAGCCCACAGCCCCCGCAGACAAGCCTGCTCCTGTCCCCACGGCAGAAGTGACTCCAGCCCCTGAAGAAGGTCCCCCGGCTCCTCCAGCTGAACCCCAAGCCCCAGCCCCTGAACCTAAGCCTGAGAAACCAAAGGCAG AGCCGCCCAGCTCCCCCTTGTCCTTGGCTGTGGAAGAAGTGAGTGAAAACTCAGTTACACTGACCTGGAAAGCTCCGGAGCAGACAGGCCATTCGGGCCTGGATGGTTACGTGGTGGAGATCTGCAAAGATGGAA GTACAGACTGGACAGCTGCGAACAAGGAGCCTTTTCTTTCCACCCGGTACACAATCCAGGACCTCAGCTCTGGTGACAAGATCCACGTACGGGTGAAGGCTCTCAGCGCCAGCGGTGCCAGTGTCCCGGCTACTTTGGAGCAACCAGTCCTCATCAGAGAGATCCTCC AGCTCCCGAGGATCCGCATGCCCCGTCATCTGCGGCAGACTTATGTCAGGCATGTTGGAGATGCCGTGAACATGATGATCCCTTTCCAG GGAAAGCCACAGCCTGAGGTGATCTGGACCAAGGGGAACCAGCCCCTGGACACCAGCAGGATCAACATCCGCAACACGCAGAAGGACACCATCTTCTACATCCGTGAGGCGCAGCGCGGCGATTCGGGCAAGTACGAGCTCACCGTGCGGATAAATGGAGCAGAGGACAAGGCTACTCTGGACATCCGAGTGATTG AGCCACCGGCCCCCCCCCAGAACCTGAAGTTGGTGGATGTGTGGGGCTTTAATGTGGCCCTGGAGTGGAGCCCGCCAGTGGACAATGGGAACTCTGAGATCAAGGGCTACGTGGTGCAGAAGTCAGACAAGAAGAGTGGG aaaTGGTTCACGGTGCTGGAGCGCTGCACCCGCACCAGCTGCACCATCTCTGACCTCATCATTGGCAATACCTACTCCTTCCGGGTGTTTGCAGAAAACGCCTGCGGGCTGAGCGAGAAACCAGCCATCACCTCTGGAGTGGCCCACATCAAGAAGACAA aaacTGCTTACCAGCCAGAGAAGATCCCCCAACGGGACATGATGGAGCCTCCAAAGTTCACCCAGCCCCTGACAGACCGAACCACCACCCGGGGCTACAGCACACACCTCTTCTGCTGCGTCCGGGGCTTCCCCCAG cccAAAATTATCTGGATGAAAAATCAGATGGAGATACGGGAAGACCCCAAATATATAGCGATGATCGAGCAGGGCGTCTGCTCCCTGGAAATCCGCAAGCCCAGCCCTTTCGATGGGGGCATCTATACCTGCAAAGCTGTGAACCCTTTGGGAGAAGCCTCAGTAGACTGCAAACTTGATGTGAAAG TGCCCCAGTGA